The genomic region aaaaaaatagtgatatAATCACTTGAGttgtttaaatttaaaaatttccaTTCCTTACCCTTTAATTCTCTTTGCAAACACACGGAGACTGAATAATTGcctatattattttaattatcttttaATTGTTCATGTTTCTTTCATTTCATGGATGATTTCCAAGACAATGATTTATGTAAATTACACTAATTCACTTGATGAAAGACACAGCTAAAACATTAACAAAACCATTCATTTTGGAAAGATATTAATAAAACGAAAATTCATGGTAATTCAACGAGTGAACTGATTAAATGTCTTGACATGGTATTGTGAGATTTTATCAAAATAAAGATATTGTTTTGTGTGAGGCTTGACATTGAGGAATATTTAAAAGGCATTTCAAGAATTGGTCTACTTTTATCTCTGATTGATCAATGTGTGATATTTTGAGTCCTCATTACTAATGGAATCAAAACAATCTTTAGATTGATTAGAACATCCTTTCCATTAGCTAGTATCCCTTATTTGAACGATAATCATATTGAATATTTAACAAGTCAAAGACCATTGCTTAGTAGCCATAAGGTTCTACTAACGCATTTTATCTTCTTACAAAATTAATCTCTCTTACAAGCCAAAGAAATTTTCATTCTAACAATCAATATATAAATTACATCCAAGGCACATACCAAGCCTAGTTCAATGTAAAACCCAAATATGACCGGTTATGCTAAAGAGCAATTATCATTAAGGCTGTGTTGGTCTATTCTAGGTGTTGAACGCATCTGaagcaagaaaatagagaagaactaagtTTCAAAATGTGTTAACGCATAAAAACCCTCAGCGGGAGGCAGTGAGCAGCAGTAAAGATCCCACGGCTGGGGTGCATGTCGTGACCCTCCCACCCGTTGGATCCTCAATGATACTCACCAGTCACCACTGAGGATTTGAGTCCGTGTCAGATCCAAAATCTATTATGAGAaagcataccaaacacaaccttaatttTAACCCATTACAATAAGGAAAAATGATGATTGAGCAAAATGAACCTCTGGAAGTAAAACTGTAAACTTTTGGGTGTTACATCTCTCTCCTCTGGGCTCCCCACCACTCCTCACTAAGTGGCGCAGGGGAAATAACAAAAAGCAAAGCAGATGGTGTCAACACTTAAACTAAAACCATCGCTGTACCAGAGAAAGACCACAGACAATAATTACAACGTAAACACTGCAATCCAAAAAGGCAGCACTAATCACCTTCTGCAAGACAAACCCCATCTCTAATGCCCTTCCTAGTCCCTCTGCCCAACCGAACCCATCTTCAGAAATTGTTTGTCTTGCTTCTTCATGAGCTTTGTCAGAATGTCTCTTCTTCTCAAGTAGCAGCAGTGCAAGCACAAGAGAAACATCGGTCAACAATACTAGATAAACTGGTCTAGTTGCTATGATACTCCTTACTAAGCTGCTGCTAAGTAGAGGAATCCTGAGATGAGATAGAACAACAAGAAGGGCTATGCCAATAGAACAAAGAAGACGGGTTCTCTCAGAAGCAGAGATGGAGGAACTAATTTGTTTGGCAGTGAAAATTTTGGAGTAACGCCGCCTGGGTTTAGCACGTGGTTCAGGATCAACCATTGAAGTGGACAAGTTTTGAGCTGCAGATGACAGGGTTATAGATGCTGGAGTCTTGCTGCTGGTGTCCGGAGGAACATCTCTTAGGTAGTCAACGCTTGTCTCACATTTCTGAAGCCAAGGCTCCATTCTGCTTTCGGAGCCAATGGCAGCATTGCTAGCAGATTCATTGCTGGTCTCATATTTTGCTGAGGCAGTGCCAGGGGCATCTTCCTCACCATGAGAAGGGACTGTAATACAAAAGTACCAATGAACAACAATGTGGAATATATGATAGGTATTGAAGACATAATATTTAATGCATTAACAAACAACCATAACCAACAACCATAACCATAGACATCTTGTAATATGTTGAGGTGCAATGACAAGGTGACGACTTATGTTCCCTGATTTGAAGATTAGCTAGTAATAGGATCTCGGCACACATCATTTTAGTTAGTAATGCAATTACTTACATTACATACAAGCCCATCATGTAGACCACTCAAACAGAAGTTAATTAGAACACAAACACAAGTGGTGAATGCCTGAAATCATAAAATTCCAATTCTTTCTTTACTGGATCTACCAATTGTAATTTGGAAAAAGTAGCCTACCATGCAAAACTGCAATGTTAATGCCAGGAAGCCATATTTCCTAGcactttcataaaaaataaggatttaAATCAATATACAGATGATGCAATCTCTTCCTCCAATATAGAATGGGATCAATATCTATTCATCCATCTGGATACTCAAGCAGGCTACCAAGCAAGAAATTCAGGTAGTGTTTAAATAACAACAAAACAAGCCA from Macadamia integrifolia cultivar HAES 741 unplaced genomic scaffold, SCU_Mint_v3 scaffold1073, whole genome shotgun sequence harbors:
- the LOC122062560 gene encoding uncharacterized protein LOC122062560, whose product is MATSAREGRRRRIVERGSDRLALITGQIQNLPPPPPSSSSSSSSSQSHHSHAVSSPDLYFDNQKQQSHRSTLSTVPSHGEEDAPGTASAKYETSNESASNAAIGSESRMEPWLQKCETSVDYLRDVPPDTSSKTPASITLSSAAQNLSTSMVDPEPRAKPRRRYSKIFTAKQISSSISASERTRLLCSIGIALLVVLSHLRIPLLSSSLVRSIIATRPVYLVLLTDVSLVLALLLLEKKRHSDKAHEEARQTISEDGFGWAEGLGRALEMGFVLQKVISAAFLDCSVYVVIIVCGLSLVQRWF